One window of the Pseudochaenichthys georgianus chromosome 21, fPseGeo1.2, whole genome shotgun sequence genome contains the following:
- the rpgra gene encoding X-linked retinitis pigmentosa GTPase regulator — protein MTGQDDVDIPETGAIFTFGKSTFADNVPSTFWLKNDLTVHISCGWEHTAVTTENGRLLMFGGNTWGQLGIGSKPAASKPAFVKALKSEKVKLVACGRDHTIVSTWQGSVYSAGRNQEGQLGLAHHDNTSSFLLLQPFCGYAPIKKLSAGCNTSAALTEDGRLFMWGDNSQGQIGLGDEGFSAEPREVGVGEAVIWVSCGYHHSAFVTADGDLFTFGESANGRLGLQGEQLANHRVPQRVQGIVGHVTQVSCGGEHTVALTEENVYTFGRGQYGQLGHGTFLFEVDLPKPLEHFSNSSIKHVACGENHTAVITNSGLLYTFGNCRHGKLGLGQDNLINHFSPALCTRFLKYNVLIVSCGGNHMLVTAAPRPPESQEVLPEEDVTITDTFLEPNYQELLLLDTLIDPNLIVPLSAIAARARHRQKGISEEMFHNLPRLNSGFLNTSWQTSRNIPTPKTLSKDFTTPTSYPKPQSEVALSPPLSPRSPVISSQPSSPHSQSSNTSQKKSSASYRSTSELPSPILSPEYLNNHDTSISPNSTPEQSLYKEATTEKALIEESPLAPKEPCSPNRPSSDVSNQLLSEEEEQPASQSTEGETMQRQITIEDVEEDLSEEGSHSDFWPNMDKKKGRPPIGTTEEAGLFAKQFNGEAEQDSPKASVTERLKGSLKKELTPPRSLKNTPKKVSSKGKENITKPTIKIKSHEAQNQSSHFKSKKLSSPSPKTPQSVRKTLTEAPQRTTEGTADDRKHRNGKESIINKEDMKEEVFNVTEGKDITSISVQSESLSSVEKHEEIQRETTEVRPFEEEMQQETRRLKTTPSRDSLKVKSALGKGQNKGPGVKALPGKIQNKSAGITPVKGKGKVVKDELNKAQKMNSTTAGKQKTPEGDSATVKDKKMTKESQIKAKPRAEEDGVKADSEGNKKAKPRSKQTEASSPLLSQQDASAEVLCNPISSQSTRRAEVLSVCGAKSLQGPEPADRDLRAAGLRREDTQSLTEEKPKWGEIISTAASLLPAVGIAGAAMGVLSEAGTRERGFQSDSTPPKTPSRDKQFTKQSAVMQPSFSTTLSESSSNPQAESSKKDVQVNKNEESNNTSQSQQEVGNNDVECSQTEGKNRRGAEVETFQQEHEEDEETYKDHVREDGAGEGKGKDKESGSEAGNNEAEEEEEGSKESESVSVEEEQDNETAEEDGEEETACIEEEEEGSKNSEVKEADEEKEESSEEAGGEGSEFEESVEGSDSEEEDNEEEKEESEVSEDEEDESGEESEPRGDTSASVSEEEENKVDEEEEEEETEDQKDSSESEKHEDASVQEEEEDEEDQGEKSDGDEEVTVDEEEEEEEVESKEEEEEEEEGRKEEEEEESKEDEEEEESKEEEEEEESKEEEEESKEDEEESKGEEEEEEEEESKGKVTVDEEEEEGEESKEEEEEEEESKGEVTVDEEEEEEEGEEEGEESKEDEEESKEEVTEDEEEEEEESKGEVTEEEEEEEEEEEEESKGEEEESKEDVTADEEEEEEEESKEDEEEEDEESKGEVTVDEEEEEGEESKKEEEEEEEESKEEEEEEEEESKEEVTEGEEEEEEEEGEESKEEEEEEEESKEEVTEEEEEEEEEEEEEEEEEEEESKGDEEEGEEEEEKSKEESKEEVTEDEEEEEEEEEKSKEDEEEEESKEEVTEDEEEEEESKGEVTEDEEGEEEERRE, from the exons GGCAGGGCAGTGTTTACAGTGCTGGCAGAAACCAAGAGGGGCAGCTCGGTTTGGCTCACCACGACAACACTTCATCCTTCCTCCTGCTGCAACCCTTCTGCGGCTATGCACCAATCAAAAAGCTTTCTGCTGGATGCAATACCTCAGCTGCCTTAACAG AGGATGGGAGGCTGTTCATGTGGGGAGACAACTCTCAGGGTCAGATTGGTTTGGGGGATGAGGGTTTTTCAGCAGAACCCAGAGAGGTGGGTGTTGGTGAGGCGGTGATCTGGGTCTCCTGTGGGTACCACCACTCAGCATTTGTCACAG CGGACGGAGATCTCTTCACGTTTGGCGAGAGCGCGAATGGAAGGCTTGGTCTCCAGGGGGAGCAGCTGGCCAATCACAGAGTCCCTCAGCGGGTGCAAGGGATTGTAGGTCATGTCACGCAGGTTTCTTGTGGAGGCGAGCACACCGTGGCACTCACAG AGGAGAACGTATACACGTTTGGCCGAGGTCAGTACGGTCAGCTGGGCCACGGGACATTTCTGTTTGAAGTCGATTTGCCAAAACCACTGGAGCACTTTTCTAACAGCAGTATCAAACATGTCGCCTGTGGAGAAAACCACACCGCTGTGATCACAA ACAGCGGGCTTCTCTACACGTTTGGTAACTGTCGTCATGGGAAACTGGGTTTAGGGCAGGATAACCTTATCAACCACTTCAGCCCGGCCCTCTGCACACGTTTCCTAAAGTACAATGTTCTAATA GTGTCCTGCGGTGGAAACCACATGCTGGTAACTGCAGCACCCAGACCACCAGAGAGTCAAGAAGTGTTGCCAGAGGAAGATGTGACAATCACAGATACCTTTTTGGAGCCAAATTATCAAGAACTCCTGCTGCTGGACACTTTGATTGATCCTAATTTAATCGTCCCACTCTCAGCGATCGCTGCTCGAGCCCGCCACAGACAAAAA GGAATCTCTGAGGAGATGTTTCACAACCTCCCACGTCTAAATTCTGGTTTCCTCAACACCTCCTGGCAAACATCCAGAAATATTCCAACCCCCAAAACACTCTCAAAGGACTTTACTACCCCTACATCATACCCTAAACCACAATCAGAAGTGGCACTAAGCCCCCCACTCTCCCCCAGATCTCCAGTGATCTCATCTCAACCATCGAGCCCACATTCTCAGTCATCAAACACCTCTCAGAAGAAATCCTCTGCTTCCTATAGGTCTACATCCGAGTTGCCTTCTCCCATACTATCACCAGAGTATTTAAACAATCATGACACATCAATATCTCCTAATAGTACGCCAGAACAAAGTCTGTATAAAGAGGCAACCACTGAAAAAGCCTTAATTGAAGAATCTCCTTTAGCACCTAAAGAGCCCTGCAGCCCCAACAGACCCTCCAGTGATGTTTCCAATCAACTTCTCAGTGAGGAAGAAGAGCAACCTGCCTCGCAATCAACAG AGGGAGAAACTATGCAGAGGCAAATTACCATAGAAGATGTGGAGGAGGATCTGTCTGAGGAAGGATCTCACTCTGACTTTTGGCCTAATATG GACAAGAAGAAAGGCAGGCCTCCTATAGGAACTACGGAAGAGGCAGGGTTGTTTGCTAAACAGTTCAATGGGGAGGCAGAACAAGATTCTCCTAAGGCTTCAGTCACAGAGCGCCTGAAGGGCTCTTTAAAGAAAGAACTGACTCCACCAAGGAGTCTAAAAAACACACCTAAAAAAGTCTCATCTAAAGGCAAAGAGAACATTACAAAGCCgaccattaaaataaaaagtcatgaagCTCAAAATCAATCTTCCCATTTTAAATCAAAAAAACTATCATCACCGAGTCCAAAAACTCCACAATCTGTCCGAAAGACACTCACTGAAGCCCCGCAGAGAACGACTGAAGGGACGGCAGATGACAGAAAACATAGAAATGGGAAAGAAAGTATAATAAACAAAGAGGATATGAAAGAAGAAGTGTTTAATGTAACAGAGGGAAAGGACATCACGAGCATATCTGTCCAAAGTGAAAGTTTGTCATCCGTAGAAAAACATGAAGAAATTCAGAGAGAAACCACCGAGGTGAGACCTTTTGAAGAAGAGATGCAACAGGAGACACGACGATTAAAAACAACTCCATCAAGAGATTCGCTCAAGGTTAAATCCGCCCTTGGAAAAGGTCAAAACAAAGGACCTGGTGTAAAAGCACTACCagggaaaatacaaaataaaagtgcaggaATTACGCCCGTTAAAGGCAAAGGAAAAGTTGTGAAAGATGAGTTAAACAAAGCTCAAAAGATGAATAGTACAACTGCAGGTAAGCAGAAGACACCTGAAGGTGACAGTGCTACGGTAAAAGACAAAAAGATGACAAAAGAATCTCAAATAAAGGCAAAACCAagagcagaagaagacggaGTTAAAGCTGACTCTGAAGGTAATAAGAAGGCAAAGCCCAGAAGTAAGCAGACTGAAGCATCCAGCCCGCTGTTATCACAGCAGGATGCATCTGCTGAAGTGCTATGTAACCCTATTTCCTCACAAAGCACTCGGAGAGCAGAGGTCCTCTCTGTCTGTGGAGCCAAGTCCCTGCAGGGCCCTGAACCTGCTGATAGAGACCTGCGTGCTGCTGGGTTACGCAGAGAGGACACTCAGAGCCTCACTGAAGAAAAGCCAAAGTGGGGGGAAATCATCAGTACCGCAGCCTCTCTTCTTCCTGCTGTTGGAAtagcaggtgcagctatggggGTCCTTAGTGAGGCGGGGACAAGAGAACGGGGCTTCCAGTCTGACTCTACACCCCCCAAAACACCCAGCCGAGACAAGCAATTCACAAAGCAGAGCGCCGTTATGCAACCTTCCTTTTCCACAACATTGTCGGAGTCTTCTTCAAATCCACAAGCAGAAAGCTCAAAGAAAGATGTTCAGGTCAATAAGAATGAAGAAAGTAACAATACGTCTCAGTCGCAACAGGAGGTGGGGAACAATGACGTGGAATGTTCACAAACTGAGGGGAAGAACAGAAGGGGTGCAGAAGTGGAAACTTTCCAGCAAGAACATGAAGAAGACGAGGAAACCTACAAGGATCACGTGAGGGAAGACGGTGcaggtgagggaaaggggaAAGATAAGGAGAGTGGAAGTGAGGCGGGGAACAACgaagcagaggaggaggaggagggaagtaAAGAAAGTGAGAGTGTTTCTGTTGAGGAGGAACAAGATAATGAAACTGCAGAGGAAGATGGTGAGGAGGAAACAGCCTGCatcgaggaagaggaagaaggaaGTAAGAACAGTGAGGTCAAAGAAGCTGACGAGGAGAAGGAAGAAAGCAGTGAGGAAGCAGGTGGAGAAGGGAGTGAGTTTGAGGAAAGTGTGGAGGGAAGTGACAGCGAGGAGGAAGACAATGAAGAAGAAAAGGAAGAAAGTGAGGTGAGTGAGGATGAAGAAGATGAAAGTGGTGAAGAGTCAGAGCCCCGAGGCGACACTTCAGCATCTGTCtcggaagaagaagaaaacaaggttgacgaagaggaggaggaggaagaaactGAGGATCAAAAAGATTCGAGCGAAAGTGAGAAGCATGAGGATGCCAGTgttcaggaggaagaggaagatgaggaagaTCAAGGTGAAAAGAGtgatggagatgaggaggttacagtggatgaagaagaagaggaggaggaagtagagagtaaggaggaggaggaagaagaagaagaagggaggaaggaggaggaagaagaagagagtaaggaggatgag gaggaagaagagagtaaggaggaggaagaagaagaagagagtaaggaggaagaagaagagagtaaggaggatgaggaagagagtaagggggaagaggaggaggaggaggaagaagagagtAAGGGGAAGGTTACAGTGgatgaggaagaagaggagggagaagagagtaaggaggaagaggaggaggaagaagagagtAAGGGGGAGGTTACAGTGgatgaggaagaagaggaagaagagggtgaagaggagggagaagagagtaaggaggatgaggaagagAGTAAGGAGGAGGttacagaggatgaagaagaggaggaagaagagagtAAGGGGGAGGTtacagaggaagaagaggaggaggaagaggaggaagaagaagagagtaagggggaagaggaagagagtAAGGAGGATGTTACAGCGgatgaggaagaagaggaggaagaagagagtaaggaggatgaggaagaggaggatgaagagagtAAGGGGGAGGTTACAGTGgatgaggaagaagaggagggagaagagagtaagaaggaagaggaggaggaggaagaagagagtaaggaggaagaggaggaggaggaagaagagagtAAGGAGGAGGTTAcagagggagaagaggaggaggaagaggaggagggagaagagagtaaggaggaagaggaggaggaggaagagagtaAGGAGGAGGTtacagaggaagaagaggaggaagaggaggaagaggaggaggaagaggaggaggaggaagaagagagtAAGGGGGATGAGGAagaaggggaggaggaggaagaaaagAGTAAGGAGGAGAGTAAGGAGGAGGTTACAGAGgatgaggaagaagaggaggaggaggaagaaaagagtaaggaggatgaggaagaggaagagagtaAGGAGGAGGttacagaggatgaagaagaagaggaagagagtAAGGGGGAGGttacagaggatgaagaaggggaggaagaggaaagaAGAGAGTaa
- the srpx gene encoding sushi repeat-containing protein SRPX, with protein sequence MDMWPLVLLFVQLCLCSGYEGSGQYSHGDDEDWHSRRYKGTPWCAPIKLKHGDVSCRAPRGEHYKNVMGTRCKIRCKQGYESQNSEVVCMANKHWSSNYACREIRCPKLSMPANGGYKCSDGSYFNSRCEFICSPGFSLKGYKTATCQYNKVWSADVATCVDMDSPKIKCPTVKDKWAEPGKLTARVSWDTPEGVDTADGILTDVILKGKAPKSDFPEGLHKMSYTVFDRAENKGSCRFTVRVRVRRCSPLFAPDNGYMKCDSDGDNYGATCAFKCTGGYDLHGSVARVCQYGFTWSGLDTTCTAMNINVGVRTAAALLDQFYEKRRLLIISAPTAANHNYRFQMTNLQHAQCGLDLRHVTVIELVGTYPAQIGRIRHRLLTPALSLQIRLQLQIPQRSFQMVLVDKQGMDKQRYPFPITAAELFTTIDTFPLRKDEMVLQQEAGQNCQS encoded by the exons ATGGACATGTGGCCGCTGGTGCTCCTGTTCGTGCAGCTCTGCCTCTGCTCCGGGTATGAAG GGTCAGGACAATATTCCCATGGAGACGACGAGGACTGGCATTCTCGTAGATATAAAG GGACACCGTGGTGTGCGCCCATTAAGTTGAAACATGGAGACGTGAGCTGTCGCGCGCCCAGAGGAGAACACTACAAGAACGTGATGGGGACTCGCTGTAAAATCCGCTGCAAGCAGGGATACGAGTCTCAGAACTCAGAGGTGGTGTGTATGGCCAACAAACACTGGTCCTCTAACTACGCCTGCCGAG AGATCCGCTGCCCCAAGCTGAGCATGCCGGCTAACGGCGGGTACAAGTGTTCAGACGGATCCTACTTCAACTCTCGCTGCGAGTTCATCTGCTCCCCTGGATTCAGTCTGAAGGGCTACAAGACGGCAACCTGCCAGTACAACAAGGTGTGGAGCGCTGACGTCGCCACCTGTGTTG atATGGATTCTCCAAAAATTAAGTGTCCTACTGTGAAGGATAAGTGGGCAGAGCCAGGAAAACTGACAGCGAGGGTGAGCTGGGACACACCCGAGGGTGTAGACACTGCAGACGGCATCCTCACAGA CGTTATCCTGAAAGGGAAAGCTCCAAAATCAGACTTCCCGGAGGGGCTCCATAAGATGTCCTACACTGTGTTTGACCGTGCAGAGAACAAAGGATCCTGTCGCTTCACTGTCAGAGTGCGAG TGCGCCGCTGCAGCCCGCTGTTTGCCCCGGACAACGGTTATATGAAGTGTGACAGTGACGGAGACAACTACGGGGCCACTTGTGCGTTCAAATGCACCGGAGGCTACGATCTGCATGGCAGCGTGGCCAGAGTGTGTCAGTATGGCTTCACCTGGTCTGGCTTGGACACCACCTGTACAG CCATGAACATAAACGTGGGAGTGCGTACAGCTGCTGCACTGCTGGATCAGTTCTATGAGAAACGACGGCTCCTCATTATCTCGGCGCCGACGGCTGCCAATCACAATTACCGCTTCCAGATGACTAACTTACAG CATGCTCAGTGTGGACTGGACCTGAGGCACGTCACAGTGATTGAGCTGGTTGGGACTTACCCTGCTCAGATTGGCCGAATTCGACACAGACTGCTCACTCCAGCATTGTCCCTGCAgatcag GTTACAGCTCCAGATTCCTCAAAGGTCTTTCCAAATGGTTCTGGTCGACAAGCAGGGCATGGATAAGCAGCGCTACCCGTTCCCGATCACGGCGGCTGAATTATTCACCACCATCGACACCTTCCCCCTCCGCAAGGATGAGATGGTGCTACAGCAGGAAGCGGGCCAGAACTGTCAATCATAA